GAATTTCTATAAAGGGTACAGCTGTAGAAATTTGGTGGTGCTTTTAGTGGGTTTAGTGGGAGGTTTCAGCAAAGATAgcactatataaaattaaagaaaatagttaATCCTAATCTCTGAAACTTTAGGAGGTCATGGTCACTCACCTGTTTTGAAAGTCTCTCATGGCTCTGATAGCATAAGATAATTGTATTTAATATCCTctacagtttttaaagaaatgatgttGCGGAGTGATTAACAACAATGATGGTGGGCCAAACATGATGACAACTCAATGAATTACAAGTCTGAAACTCTTCCTTTGACAATTCCCTGTTTACATGCTTTCTCTTTATCTTCAAAGAGTCAGAATACCAGAAGTATTAGTACTTGGTGTGGAAAAGGACATTAAGAGGTTATATGCCCAAAGCTCCTTGTCCTTGGTCAAGTGAGGTataaactgaggtccagagccCCCTTGATATTGAAAATGGAGGAAAGACCATCAGTGCTAGAGCCAATGCTTCTAGTCAACTTTTTTTGTAAACATGCAGGGAGAAAGGGCCAGAAACTAGTTCTTATTTTGTGCTGATGAAATGAGATACCTTATGCTAGATACTCCACAAATGTGACTGTATCTCTTCAAGAGCTAGTTAAGTGTAATCATTCCTGATGTATGATTTCATCTCTCCTATAACTGAGTTAGGTGTAATCATTCCTGGTCGGCCAATGAGGAGAGCATTGCTCAGAACATCAAAGTAATTTACTCGTATTCATGCAACTAATAATTAAAAGAAGTAGGGTtacatctatatgctgtctacaagggactcacttcaagctaaagacatacacagattgaaaCTGAACAGATGTATAAAGATCTTCCATgcaaatagaatgaaaaaaagctggaatagcagtacttatataaAGACAGAATTTCTTTAAATActgtaacaagaaacaaaacagaacattatataatgatttagcaatccagcaagaagatacaaAATTTTGAGTTTCTATGCACCTGAATGAGGaggacctaaatatataaagcaaatattaataaaaatgaagtgagaaattgacagtaatacaaaAACGGTAGAATACTTTAACATCCACTTACAACAATACATAGAttgtccagacagaaaatcaatgaggaagcagtggctttgaatgacacattagaccaaatgcACTTAATAGATACAGAACATTATATCCCAaaacagtagaatacacattcttttcaagtgctcaTGGAGCAGTTTCCAGAATAGACctcatgttaggtcacaaaataaGTCTATAAATTTaatattgaaatcataccaaccatcttttctaaccacaacagcatgaaactagaaatcaattaccagagaaaaactggaaaaacacaaacatgtggaggctaatCAGCATGctgctaaacaaccaatgggtcaatggaGAAttgaaagaggaaatcaaaaaacACTTGGAGAAtagtgaaaatagaaacacaaccaTTCAAAATCTTTGGAatgcagtaaaagcagttctAGAAGGGAAGTTTGTAATAACAGAgatctacctcaagaaacaagaaaaatcccagaTAAACAATGTAACcctacacctaaaggaactagaaaaagagcaaagcccaaagttagtagaaggaagaaaataattaagatttgggaagaaataattaaaagactttaaaaaatgcaaaatagtaatgaaaataagaggtggttctttgaaaagataagacTGATAATCCTTTAGCCAGaaccatcaggaaaaaaaaaagagaactcaaTAATGAAAGAGACATTATAATTtgcaccacataaatacaaatgattataagagatttctatgaaaaattatataccagcAAATTACATGccctagaaaaaaatggataaattactaGAAACATCCAATCTTCCAAGGTtaagccaggaagaaagagaatatctgaacagaccaattactagtaatgaaattaaatcggtaatcaaaaaacccccGAGACCAGATGGCCTCACAGGGGAATTCAccaaacatttgaaaaagaattaatacccatccttctcagaCAATCCCCAAATTGTCGATGACGTAAAGCTTCTaaattcattctataaggccaacaTCATACTGGTACCAAAACCAatagacattacaaaaaaaagaaaatttcaggccAATATCtcaatgaacataaatgcaaaagtcctcaaaaaatattagcaaaacaaattcaaaaacgTATTAAAAGGATCACtaccaggaccaagtgggatttattccagggatgcaacgatggttCAATATATGCAAAGCAATCAGTGTgttacaccacattaacaaaaggaaggataaaaaccatatggttatctcaatagatgctgaaaaggcatttgacaaaattcagcatccattggtgataaaaactctcaacaaagtgtgtATCAAGGGAAGATATCTCaatataacaaaggccatatatgacaaatccacagctaacatcatactcaaaggtgaaaattgaaagcttttcttctaatatCAGGAATAACATGAGGATGCCCACCCTtaacacttttattcagcatagcactggaagtcctagtcataccagtcagacaagaaaaagaaataaaaaccatccAAATTAATAAGAAGTGAAGTTGTCACTGTtggcatatgacatgatattatatatagaaaactctaatgACTGCACTAAAAAATGCTATAACTAAcaagtgaattcagtaaagtcacaggagacaaaaatcaatatgaaggaatctgttgatttctatatacaaataatgaactagcagaaagagaaacacaaTCAAGAACACAATCCCATTTATagttgcattaaaaataataaaatacctgggaataaatctaactctaaccaaggaggtgaaaaacttgtactctgaaaattatgagacattgatgaaagaaatatgaagatgacacaaataaatagaaaaatattccatgtcatggataggaaaaattaatattatcaaaatggccgtACTACCCAAgtcaatctacatattcaatgcaatccctatcaaaataccaattgcACTTTTCactgaactaaaacaaataatcttaaaatgtgtatggaactacaaaagaacaTGAacaagccaaagcaatcttgagaaagaacagctAGCTGAAAATATCATGCTCCCCGATTTCagactatactataaagctagTTTTTAAAGCTTTATGATACTGGCATAGAAATAGACACATGGATCAAtgaaacagagagcccagaaataaacccatgattatatgatcaattaatatacgacagtaggagaaaaatataaaatggggaaaatacaatCTCTTAAATCAAtgttgctggaaaaactggacagctgtatgTAAAAGAgtggaactggatcactgtcctacaccatacacaaacataaatttgatatggattaaagacttaatataagacctgaaaccataaaactgctagaagaaaacataggcagtaagcctCTGAACATCAACATTAATAAttcttttctgaatatattttccaGGGCAagaggaacaaaaacaaaaataaacaagtaggaccacatcaaagtaaaaagctcctgaagagaaaggaaaccatcaataaaatgaaatggcaacCTACTGTAatggagaatatatctgtaaattatatatctaataagaggctaatatccaaaatatacagaaaattcaTACAACCCAACActggaaaaacaaataatccagttacaaaatgggcagaggacctgaaaagacatttttccaaagaagacattcagagggccaacacatgaaaagaccctcaacattactaatcatcaggaaaatataaatcaaaagcatgtgatatcacctcataccagccAGGATGGTTAAcaccaacaagacaagaaataagtgttggcaaagatgtggagacaAGAGAACCCTTGTACACCAgttttgggaatgtaaattaatacagccactgtggaaagcagtatgggggtttctcaaaaactaaatatacaaataccacatgactcaataatttcacttctgggaacttTTCAGAGGAGGCAAAATCactaaaaagacatgtgcactcatAGGTttgtcacagcattatttacaatagttaagatatggaagcaacctgtgtccactgatggatgaagaagatatgataatatatacatgaaatgttactcagccataaaaaagaatgaaatctcacCATTTGGACCTAAAgtatgttatgctaagtgaaataagtcagataaagacaaacACCATGTGATTTcttatgtggaatctcaaaaatgacacaaataaacaaaacaaatagactcataaacacaaagaataggcaggttgccataggggaaggtaatggaaaaatgagtgaaataagtgaaggggaaaaaattagattgtttgatatcttgatctgggtgatggttatatgAGTGTATACAcctgtcaaaattcattgagctgtacactaaaattttttaattttactgtatataaccttactttaaaaagaaaaaagaaaacctactttcccaaaataaataaattttaagaaataaaagaactggCGTTAAAGTCCCATCTGTGGTAATCAGAAGCCTATGCAATCATGTGTGTACCATATTATGTCCAGCATGGCTCAGGACCTTGTCCTTGGGATCTCTTGTTCTGTGACTATACCTTAGAGGAAGAATAGAGAACTTAGTAACTGTATAAGCTCTTGATTCAGATGGCCTCGTTTGAATCCCCAGATCCATCTATGTGTCATGGTTCAAAGGACTTAATTAATTTTAGCTCattgtcttcatctgtaaaatgggaaaaaaatattgtgCCATTTCATAGGACTGTTATGAGgatgaaataagaaaatgcattCAAAACACAGCATAATGCCTTCTGTATAAGAATCTCTCACGAATTGTCAGTTCATATTATCAACTATTAATGAGAaccaaagacttaaaaaaaatctacaggCAACTTGATACATGTTTTTCCcagttattaaaaacaaaagccacACTAGTTAAGTCCATTGTTGAAATAATGCTGAGCATTTCATTGCACCCTCTAACTTAGTCATCTCATACCCAAATCAGCATTTACTGTATTAAGACAACCCCTAAGAATGATGGATTgacttaaaatattattcagtctatTCTGCAAAATCCAGCCATTCTTATTTTTCTACCTTAAGCCAGGGAGGTTCAAAAGTTAAATTGATCAGGAGAAGAAAATTGGTATAGCATGGTGTAAAAGCAAACGTGCAAAAACTTACCGTATTCATCTTTCAGACAAGTTTTTGTAGAATTATTAGCAGTGACCTCCAGTACTTCTACAAGAAATGAGAGCAAGTATTAATCAATTGTTCATATCCATTCTTTGACAGTGTTCCTGAGTGTGCATGTATAGATAACAGATAGATAGGATCTGCCAACAGAGGAGAggcttattaaaaatataagctCCACAACTCCAGCAATAGTTTTCTACCTTAAGCCAGGGAAGTTCAAAAGTTATgttgatgaggaaaaaaaaaattgatatagCCTGCCATAAGGCAAACGTACAAAAACTTACCTTTTTCATCCTTTTGACAAGCTTTGGTGGAATCAATAGCAGTGAACTCTATAAGAAGTGAGAGTAAGTATTAATCAATTGTTCATATCCATTATTTGAcaatgtatgtctgtgtgtgtgcagataGAGCTGGATAGATGTGTAAATATACAGATAGATGATTGACAGATGATAATACATGAtatatagatagatgacagatggaTAAGTAgaaagatagatggatagataatagataaatgATAGGTAGATACACAGAATTTGCCAACAGAGAAGGTCATTAAAAATATGAGTCCCACATTTCTAGGAATAGTTTTCTACCTTAAGCCAAAGAAGTTCAAAGTCAAGTTTTCAGATGGAAAAAATTGCTCTAGCTTGACGTAAAGGCAAACATACACAAAACCTTACCATATTCATTTTTCAGACAAGTTTTTGTAGAATTGATAGCAGTAACCACTGCAAGAAATGAGAGCAAGTGTTAATCAGTTGTTCATACGCATTATTTGACAGTGTGTTTCTGTGTGAGTGTAGATAGATGAGTAGAAATAGATAGATTATTGATTGACTGATAAATACATAGATGGGTAGAATTTGCCGAAAGAGATGCTCATTAAAATAATGAGCCCCACAATCCAGGACTAATTGGCCTGATTCTATGTAATTCAGATTTAATCCATGTATTTTGTTTCTGTGCATGAAGATGTTGAAGTCCAtgaaggacacatttttttcctttttatcatgACCAGAGGGTAATATGCAAGAccatcttatttttcttctgtgttcatAGCTTCTAACACTAGTGACTGCCACAAAATAGGTAGTTGGTAAATaggtaaatacttgttgaatggaaaaaaaaacaacaacagaaaaagtaGCTGTTCCACAGTCTGTAGCACACACTGCTGACCTGAAGGGTTGCTACCAAAATAAATGCGTCCGATCTTAGAATCCACAGCAGCAGCTTAATGTTTGAAGGAGGCTGGTTTAGGCAAATTTCCCATCTAAGCAAAGGAAAACAATCATACCTTTCCAAATCATGCCTGTCCCCAAGATCCCCAGTTCATGCACATGATTTTCTGGAGCTGTGGTGTTTGTGGACATGATAACAATATGAATAAAAGCTAACAGCTATTGACTATTACTGTGCCACACACTATTTAAAATGCTTCACAcgcattatctcatttactccCCCAGTAACACAAATAAAACTGAAGTGAGTTGTGTTTTAGGGTGCTCCatgttacaaatgaggaaacaaggTCTAGAGTGTAAGTAACTTGTAGAGGGTCACACCAGTGACCGGCAGAGCCAGCATTCAAAGGTCACCATGTGGATTGAATGAGATAGAGTGTGGGTAAAGTACTTTGGAAAAATAATCcgcagaaatagaaaataatctaTGGAGAGACAGTATAATTCTGCCATTGTAAACACTAGAAACACCTCTTCTATGAATCTTCATTATTCTCAGCAACTGACCTTTTCATTACAGAAGCTCAGTGTTTCAGTGCAATTTTTCCTAGGGACAGGAAGACAACCCAAGTCACATTTGTAGTTCTCTGAGCATACAAAGCCTTATAAAAAAAAGatgtaggttgtatttttctatgagtaaagaaaaaaagcaaacaccTACAGAGACAACATTTCTTAGAAAGACAACTGACTGATGAATGGAGGAAAAGAGCCCCaatgttttggtttttattttttaactagatATGTTCTTGTCCATGTGGACGTGGTTCTGGTATGCAATTTTATGCACTCAAAGAGATCTTTTTTGTGTTGTGCTTTTCAAAACAGCAGGTTTGAATTATAGGCTTTGGGGTAAATCCTGAGAATGAAATGTTTAGATTAGAACTGACTTCAATGTGTTTTCAAAGTCTCTTTCTTGTCTATACAGGGACTTTATTCattaaaggataaataaaattcTCTTACTGTCATGCATTGCTTTAGgtaaacacaaaaaaaaaaaataagaatttttcatAATGAAGTCTGTTTCGTAATGAAGTCTGTGTGTTTATCTTAAATTCTCTTTGTCAGTCAAGGTGGGTCAAGAATTTAGACCAGATTAGCTTATTCTCCCTTCATAATCACTTCATGGATTTGTGATTCCTTGTTATATTCTTAGcttttatcaaaaacaaaaaacagtaaacaaaaaacTTCCATGAAAGAAATTTGCCATTAGAATGTAGAATGACATTAACAGAAATACCCAAATCGGCTCTGCTGCCTGAGAAGCCCCTGGGAGACATTTGTCTCAGAAGTGGAGGCACAACTGAAATGTTTTATAGACTGGAACTTCTCTCCTTCATAGTGGAACTTACTGTATGGAAATTACTATACTTCTTCTTTTTCCCTGATCCCTAGAAAAATCAAAATCTCTGAAGCCTTAAGCCCAGTAGTTTTATTTCATGTGCACATTGCGTGTTTGCTGCCCCTCTATTTCTTAATTTAGGAATAGAAAGGGCAGTTTTTGtcatctttatttaattttaggaaaggatatatatataaatacaatagaCATGTGGATAAATACATCAATGTTATGTTTCAAAAGCCAGTATTTCCACTGCCACTATTTCGTTTGCTCTTTAGTGAGCTCAGGAGAAAGCCAGGGGAGTGTTCAAGCCTAACCTGACTCCTGGAAGATAAAGACTGACTTCAGAAATTCAGGCTGGTACACAGCCAAGGGCTGGGCTTGTTCCCTGATACTTAAAAAAAGCCTGGTCAGCCCCGAGGAACAGCACAAACCAATTCCTTCTCATGGACACCCTGGGGCCTTGGGTCTGCGGTGTTAACCCTCAGAACTTTAAGTGCTGGGCCCACTGAGCTGCTGATGACCGCTGGGCCAGATGGCGTTCAGCCCTTTGCCCGCGTGTCTAAGTATGTACAGCATCCCCACCCATGGGGTTCCTTGGGGACATCATGGGTGACGCGTGAGTGACTCTGAGTGATAAGGAAAAGAGCGTATTCTCTTTACTGTGGTAATCCTGGGACCGTCATTCTTGCCGGTGTTCATCCTCACGCCCCTTCCAGGCCTGGCACATGCTCGCACTGCAATAAATGCTTGTGGAGCACCTCTGCTTATATCGGCAAGAAATCCGCTCATTATGTAGAACATGGTATGTTTGTACATGGTAGCCTTACCCGATCTTGAATTATGAAATTTGATCCTATGGtggaatataaaatacaaatctgaaaaACCTAAGATTGTAATTAAACTGTAGCAGCCAAAATACTCTATTTTTTGTGAAGCCACAGCTGGCATCCTCAAATGAACTAATCGTTCTCTGTTCATGGTTATACTTTGAGTAAAGCCAGACTGAAGTGAGAGTGACTTTGCTTGCTGAGGAAAACATTCCTGAAAGATCTATCATCGTTCCTCTTTCCTGATCACGGAAGAATATCAAAAGTGGAATCTCTTTGTTAGCACTCATTGTGTGCTAAGGTACCAGGTATTTTCCCAGGCGTCGTTTCATTTAATTCATGCAACACCCTAAAAAATACCACTGTGACCATGACATTATGGATTATGAAACTGAGGATGAGAAAcgttaagtaatttttttcctttaatgttcCAAAGTGAATATACAGGTTTAATTCTATGGGAAATAGCAGGATATACATGCTGCTGTTAAATGCAACATTTGAAATGGATTTCTATATGTTTTTAATTAATACTTGACAGAAAATGTATAGTATACCTTGGAAAAAGTGGTTATATTCATATACATACCTTCATTCACTGAAGGAAAAAGAATCTCTTGATCCAcccctcctttatttttctcatgtgtgACAATACATTTGTATTCTTTATTCATTGACTTTTCAGTCACGGTCAGCCAGCTGAATTTCATGTATGTGTCATTAGTCTTCACGGTGTTTCCCTGCTGGGACTCCAGAACTGTTCTGCCATTCTTTTCTTTCCAATGAATCTTAATGACATCCGGGAAAAATTTCTCAATAAGACAAAGGTATGTGCCAGCCTTATGGAGGTTTATTTCAGcaattgaaggaagaaaaatagtaGGCTTGGGAGAAATGTCTGCATCAAGTCTCATATCTGTGGGGGAAAAGGGAAtagcaactttaaaaaattattagagaaatacaaacataATATGATTAGGAacaacctggcacatagtaaaaagaagaaaagctgccATTTAGATTAGTGGTCCCCATGCATAGCCTTTCATGCACAGTAGGTTGTGAGGTACTTGTAATTCAATGAGAAAAGACGTTCAATGGCTTATGTAACCTGTCCCAAGTCACAGCTAGTAACTGGAAGAGCCTGGATTAAAACTTGGTTGTTTTTAAACAATACAGTTACTTGctttaatggaaatattttccacATGTACATGTACTTGACAGTTTATCAAGTTGACCCTTTAGCTTCAAAATTGGATCCATGCCCAGTTCTGAAGTAATGGCGTTCTCCtacctgatttttaattttatataacatCTCAGTTTCACATCCAAGCCCCTCCAGGCCTTGGAGAAGTGCGGGATTTAAAAGCTGCACCTtcaaattatttacaataccTTGAATTTAGAAGTGATATTGCAATGTGTCCAAAACTTCCATTAAAAACAGAATGCTGTTTTTAAATTCAGATATGCTCTTATGTTAACCTTATCAAGTAATGCACCTATCAGAATTTTGTTTCACTTTAGACACTGTTGACCAGAAGCACATTTAATTTTGGAATTTCACTTGAAGCTGAAGCAGGACCAAGTATGCAGTGTATTTTGACTCTTAGTGTCCCTCCCAAAATTTGAATCAAGACTGAACTGTTTTAGAGCTCCACAGTGCTTTCACCTCTGAATAAAGTGTGTAAATAACTGGTGTAATATTCCAGAGTTTCTTGAAGACGTAATGTCAAAAAATGTAACAGAACATTACATAGTTTACAAAGGTATGTCATTTTAATGCAGGAATGTTACTTGATTATACATTTATGTTAACCTAATGATTGATATTATACATTAGAACTCTTTCCAATTGAAACACAAATGGAAATGTGCAAAATGCTTTACTAGTATTCTCTTTGGGCTAGTTTGGAGTTAGTTTGATATTTAGTGAGCAGTTTCTTAAGGAAACAGGAATTGGATTTCTCatttgagaagaaaaggaaaggcgTTCTTGAGTCTTCCTGTCTGTGTAGCAAAGCTCCTGATTTTCATTCTAAATCAGTAAGCAAACACTGGAGATTTTTACTCATGCTGTAAGTATATTTGGGTCACATGTgcttattttaattacatatgtctttttcttttagtgcAAATGGTATTTTATTGATTGTAATAGTGACGCACTCTATGTATCTCCAACCATATACTTTGTTTTTTACTTAAACAACATATTATAGAAAACAAGATTGATTTTTCAATAGTACATTCTACTTAAATGATTTTAGTCTTTAGtcaatatatgaaataatatactTTTCATTTGGAATTTTAGTTTCTTCTAGGAATAGGAATATTTCTgattaattataataaagaaattgaaaatcaaatgatgagCATAGAAAATCTGTTCAATAACATATTACCCTTACCTCCTGC
This portion of the Manis javanica isolate MJ-LG chromosome 6, MJ_LKY, whole genome shotgun sequence genome encodes:
- the TARP gene encoding LOW QUALITY PROTEIN: T-cell receptor gamma alternate reading frame protein (The sequence of the model RefSeq protein was modified relative to this genomic sequence to represent the inferred CDS: substituted 1 base at 1 genomic stop codon): MQTFLPSLLFFFLQLLKXTSIRLAHTFVLLRNFSRMSLRFIGKKRMAEQFWSPSRETP